The window attattattattattattattattattattattattattatacagtaaCAATGGGGGAAATAAGTGAAGAAACTGCAAATTGTGTTGACTTTGCTAAATGGAAATATGGAGATAAAACCTTATATATGGACACACAATACAAGTAGAATGGTGTGTATTTATGTGTTATTACGATTCATCTGCAGGTTGCCTGGGTTTGCTAAATGCCATGATAACAACCTTATCTACATCAACTTATTTACTGCCCTTCTATCCACCCTTGAAGCAGATTCTGTTTTTTTTCTCTTCAATTTTAACATGAGCcatatgtattattattgttatgtacaTACTTGCAACTAAACTGCATCATTGAATTGTGTTTTAGTCTTTTAACCGACCTTGTTTGATTCATTGAATGTCTTTTTTGATAATAGATCGATGACTGAGATCGAATTTTCAAAACATGTTAGAGTACATTTGTAATCAACTTTGTTAAGTTATTCAATTAATATGTGGAACTGATCGAGCGTGTCTCAAAACGCTCGTTACTAGTTTAAGAAGATAATTGCTCCTGTTTAGGCTATCTGGCATAAGGAGTATTTTTACTGGCTTAACCTTGTTATTCTGTGATCGTTTTTGACTCATATTCTGGCTACCTGAATATATGTTGCTATCGTGTATTGTTTCCCTTGCTATTTTAATAACACGAATAAGGCTGAGACCAATAAAGCATATATGTTGTTCATTCTTGAGATAAACTTCGAGAGTTGCTAGTATATGATAGGTTTCACATACACGTATATATCTCATTCAACTGCCAACCACCTTCATTTCGGTTGACTCTTAAATCTAACATTTGTTCAACGTTTGTTTCTCTTTTATCAATCACTCCAGATGGTCCCATTGTCCCAAATGGCGGCCCTAAGTAGTTACCAATTTCAGTCAAAATGGGAGAGGAAAATTGTTTAACTCGTTGATGTTTAAGATCATCTCATGTTAAATTTATCAACATAAGATGTGATATGTTGCCTAACGGGTATCACACTCTAAAAGCTAAGTTCTGAAAAGGTCATTGAATTAACGGTATCGAGGTAACTCCTCCAATTAAAAAGTTTTGGATTCTTCGAATGCACTGGTAGACATTGTTATAACTACAAGAAAAATGAGCTTTGGTGAAGAGAGCGATTGGTCACTAATAACACTAAATTGGTTACTAAATCTAGTTAGCGACTAAAATAGGTTGGTCACTTCTCGTCACTATAGATTCGTCACAAAACATTATTAGAGACCAAAATATTAAAGTTGGTCACTATAGTGACTATTTTTTTGGTAACTAatattgtatagtaatcaaaatttGGTAACTACTTTTTAAACgataactatatattattaatattagtagtgacCAAATAATAAGTCTTCACTAAAAGATCATATCGTTACCGTTGGTGCATAAACGTAAGACCCTCGTTTATTTTAATTTAGTACAAAATCAAAGTTATACTCTCAGAGTCCATCCGTACGGATTGGAGTTACATCCGTACGGATAAGAGTCATGGTCTATAAATAGAGGATCTGGCTCATTGTCAAGGTTACGAACTCTAACACCTCTTAGCCGATTCCAATCGTTTCTTAGCAAACCCTAATCGATTCCTAATCGTTTCAAGTCAGTTCTTAAGGTAAATCGATCTAATAATCAGTGTTTTCGACTAAAAACACTATATCGAGGATTTCACACTCGATATAGCACTAATCTATTGTTTAATACTGTTTAAACGATCCTACAgttataaatgattatttttcttgtAGTGTATATTTTTGTAGAAAATTTCTGGTAGGGTGTGTGGGTATTCAAAATTGTAATAGCATGAATTTACTTTCAAAACTAGAAGTATTTCCATGAAAATGATACATGATCGTACCTTGAAAGTACACAGAACATATATACGTACATAGTCTacactaataatacaatataagagAATAAAAGTTTATATGTTTCTTTAACTGTTTCTTCATGGATTGCTCTTTTGAGTATAAATATAATCAAGGTGAGCAACAAGTGTCCTTCTCATCAAGCACTCTTCTTCACCAATTCCTTGACACCCTTCCTCAACTTCAACACCCTACAAACAATAACACAAAACACAAGTtagaaatttaaataaaatatcaaCCTAGACAAGTTAAATAAATCATGCAAGGTTTACAAACTTATTCAACATGGGTACGTTCCTAGAGTTCGAGTTAGCTTATTACCTTGTTTGTTGTTTCAGTGGTGACGGTAGTGACAGTGGCGGTGGGCCCTGGCCGAGCAGAGCAAAGGGTGGAAGAGAAGATGAGGAGGGTTAATATGAGGAAGAAAGTGGTGCCTCTTGACATGATTTATTTGGTGATTACTATTTGGCTGGAAAGAATGTGTGTCAACTACTTCAAATGAAATGAGAAACTtggatacacacatatatatacaaagTATTTTTACTTTCAATTTTTAATTCAATGGTAATAAAGTAAAAGCAACTATGGAATACTATCACACCATTCTCTACCACATAAATATTTCAAACGCGTATAATTTGACTATTAATCTTGATTTAAAGTAGCAATCTCGAATCTAGAATTAAAATGAGACTATTGTTTATTCCACGTAATCATTTCGATAATGGTATAACTTTTGACTTTTTTGTATTGGAATGTTCCCTAACTATAAAAACTACAAGACAGTCAAATTGGTTTTAAATTCCTTTTTAGATGTTTAATCTTTGAATTTTATATTTTCACCTCACAAAAAACATCATTGACAGTTTGACAACATCAAATATATTTAAGTTGACGTTATTATTTTCAGTTTggcaaaaaataaataaaagatagctTATGaaaaaataagacttatgataaatATTAACAGAATAAAGGGTTTATGTTTTAGTGATATTGAAGTAGCTAATCAACTTTAAAGTTGTTAGTTCGAATTCAGTCATGAACTATTTAATAGGGATGTGTGTGCCGTTCTAAAGAAAGATAAATATTAACAAGTGAATGATCAAAATTATCCTTCTTTGATCTTGAAAATGAAAGAATAGTTACATCTTTTAATCAAATATTCGTTATGGTGAATTAAACTGAAGCcgtgtaattttttatttatttttatttttatatcaattTGTAAACCGTCTTCACAGTAATTATCATGTAACCTACCTAATACAAACTACCTCCttgattaaatattatatatttaaataattgtTAATCATGTCGTGTTTTCTTTCCAGAACTATCATATTATCGTTATCACAACATTTCATCCTAGAACTAAATGGAACTGAAGCTATACCATTCATATCATTCTTCTTAAAACATATGAGgcctaatattatattaatttcatATCATTCTTCTTAAAGAATATGAAACCGaatattaactttttttttttttttttttttttaaatgcaaaGCTTGTATTACTCAAATTATAGTGTACAAACTAGAGGCAAAGCATAACATTGGAATGCAAAGCCCCAAAACAAGATgcctaataatatttttttttttttttttttttttaaaggcaagcttgcatcagcttATCATTTATTTCAATGAcaatcatcatttgcacacacacacgcgctttcgggcagaaaacccgaaccacactctgaggatccgatccttaaaccatcccgaggggcaggcgggccggaccttagtcccggagcgggtcggtaaaaccttccctttgggccaccttcaaggaatatatttcaattcctagagcgggtgacgaggttcgaacccgagacctctagccctgcgagtacacaagtgtaaccgcggtaccgctGGACCGAAGATCCGTTGGTCAGGACGCCTAATATTTACATAGTTAATACGCGAATTTTTACTAAGATAAGCTGCGTAGTTGATATCAAGATATGATGCCGGATTTGATAACAACACGAGCCAATCAAGTTTATGACCTTTTAACTTCCGCGATATCCCCTCGAACTTTTTTATCTTGAATTTCGTTGACCAATACCGGAGCACTTGAGTCTTTATTTTGAAAGACTTTCATGTTCCGGTTCATCCAAAGTAAATATGCACTCACCCATTCCACCGTTTGCCAAATTTTCGAGCCAAGAGGAGACATATGACGCGAAGCTTTTCCTCGGAGAATTTTGCCATACTAAGATTTGAAAAGTTACCAAGATTCCACCAATTGTGCACTTTAGACCAAATATCCATGGAAAAGTTACAAAATATCAAAGAGTGATCTATCGTTTCGAGGTCGTCATCACAAATAGAACATCTAACACTATGCAAGCCGATCCCTCTTTTATCCGATTCAACACGAACCGAGATACGTTTCAATAGGGGTCTCCATACAAACAATTCAACCTTTTTGGGAACAAGGTTATTTTTCATTGTTTCTTCTCGTGATGTACCTGCGAAATTGAGGACTTCTACATCAATAACATCAGTTAATTTTTTAACAGTAAAAATGCCATTCGATGCAATAGTCCATCGAAATGAGTCCCGACTACGCACGTCAAGAGTTACTGTAGCAAGCTGCTCACAAAGGTTTTCGAATTCAGTTTGCGTTCTGCCACCAGGTGCTCGAATCTAATCCCACAGGAAACTGATGTCGGCTGTCGAAGAAGAACACACCCgatctgtaagacccaaataattattgTACAAAGAGTAAAAATGATGCCCATTAAGTGTGTGAAGCGTGGAGGAAATTTAAAAGCTGACAGGCTGTTTGGACCATCGTGCGCGCCGCACATGgctaggggtgcgcgccgcgcactacacctGGCGACAGTTTTCCGTTTTCTGATAATTAGAGTTAAAGGAAGGGcaattgtgtcttttcacttggggtcggatctgtagccttaacaccagaattggatctagttttggatcattttcacatccactaaacactctcatccattcttagagagagagatagagagttctagagagaatttggggttttggagaagaagaagcttgaatcgatcaatagctcgagtgttaaagttgttcagctcgttcttggctacgttttggtagtgtttgtaagctctaactccgaatttaattgttaagactcttgttcatgtttagggtttgagcttgttagggttctaaaccccatttctcatgaatttgggggttttgctatatgtattgtgtaagtaaacccgattattgtgggtttagggtttgaggacgaATTTGTTCAttgtttgggtgttaaatcactagcttgtaagtgtgttagtgtttagatgttcatgagaacatgtttgtatgacaaaatgggtgttaaccttgatttggtgtcaaactaagttttgagtcaagatttgaagaatcaagtatgtaaatgtctggttcatgcgttaaatggtgttttgaaaagttaatcactagccgttagtgattaaggatgttttcgggacttatgtcaaatgggtgaattgaattgggtcaaatttggtagtgacactaattttggattaattggatgataagcacttttgttaagtgtttaatggcgtttgaaatgattactacctgaGTAGTAATttcgtgttaagacctaggttggtttaaatggtgccaagtataatttaggttaaattgtacttgtttgatgggtcaaaattaccacccgtagtggtaattggtgaagtcccctttaggtgtctaaatgggcggtttgtggaggtcggtataaacccttggttaagggtgttggagttaaattctctcgtagagaatgtatgttgattgtttgtatacctatatgcgtctTATACGTAAAGGTTTGcacggttgcgtttggaggcgatttatatacatgacttgtgcgggcatttcgaggtgagtggaataattatacatgtgtgcatataatgtatttacttgtgtgaaatgcgatgtgggttttaagttcgggtatgcgataccacatcatgttggcatgggatgagggtttaaagttcgggtatgcgatacctcatCACCATCGCGTGtgtgtgcgggcgtgaagtgtgggttttaaatttcgggtatgcgataccacatttcacatgacgggtgggttttaagttcgagtatgcgataccacccaagggacttgtgatgcatactagtggcgtctgcgtggctaacggttcattcgcgagaatcgttccctttgtatgattggttaaccatggttatgtgttgtagtatagcatattatattgttcgtgttatatgctatcgtttgtgctagctcgtAATATCGTGGATTTAGCGTTGTGCGTtgaaatggtatgctaatttaaattgctagcgtgtttgAGGTagttgtgtaagtggttgcaagtaagttggttatatatgtatatgtataactattgcattcactaagcttttagcttaccctatcgttgtttacctttttcaggtattgtgttaggaggctagctagttgttagactagttgcgtaggagcgcttgggctcgatggggtagcttttggatatgcggacgcggattggggatttggtagtccccgggattatgctcttggtatcgggttgggttatagagtcctaactcgtctaaatgtaaattgggattgaaacttgtattttgtacgaaagtcgtaaaacggctgatgtgggcccggtgttgtaaaactcgttttattattggaacgtgttagttttatctaatattatatgttgtgaaaagcgtttcgtctaaaagtgtcggaaagtgggagatttttaattaaaaattgaaaatttcggacagaagctgaccaggccttgtgcgcgccgcgcataggcagtggagcgcgccgcgcacccttctgtcatatatatatatataaaaataaaaattttgctgcgtattcggttggataacgggttgagtcgttacaagtggtatcagagcatagtctaagggaattaggtgaccttggaataggtgcctagtcttagacttattgacagtggtgcgttatatgcgggacttgtaggagtacgggtcggattgagatttgttagtgcctttgagtaggtgactaactaggactagtgcttgtccaaagtgtgattatgtggggccttattccgtgtataaattagtgccttagatagctagtgcctaatataAGTAGGCGAACCTGAACgttgttgacttgttgttgcggtgtacgtgtgtatatttattaatatattgtatataggtgtatatacatGTATctgttggtgcggtgtcctagggacgaatctatcggAGATATTCGGATATTTGGTGGTTGAGTGATCAGGTTCACGGTAAGGActatggtcattcgggtactaggagttatcgcgtgttattttgtgtgaatgttgcgctagtccgggtaaagtactttgcgtgaccatgtggaaatggtaaggtacacaattgtaatagtgactgatcaccattattacaaccgtgtatcttgacaccaagcctgacatgacgagtaccgaacggatgaaacgtggcatggttggagtagattcgggataaattaggaatcttttatcgaTTCCTAGGATATAGTTATCGCGGGTGAATTGCTcgttgtcacatcgggttcattgcgagtcgagaagtgttaCGGTGTTTTCGGTTAGCTAAATTGGGTGAGCGAAATCACGAGTTTAGTGTGtgtttagtcaccctaagtagtgggtgcaccaTTGAGATTGTCGTGGGTTGTGGTTActtatcgtaactaggatgaccgacttATGTGTATGTGCGTGTGCGATGAGGACTTGAATTCCTTAATGGAAtgtgacaagtctaatgattgtagtttgggGCTACACTAGGTAGAGTATGTGGTTAGAGAATTGTGTaaggattctaattgtgagtcgccttggaattggcgaatcggggagtcttcgggtcgttaaaatcATGTGAGTAGGACCCGTATGGCAATggttgtgttagtgtgttgtgaatcatcgggtaacattcctaacggaatattccatgtagttgtggttgtgccgatatgtggaatggtgtaagacttggtgttcccgagcgttagtgttagatgaagggctttgttaggctatatcgtttagcCTTATGGAAAttacgggtagcgtgtgatcgctaggaactttcgataagacgataaaaccataaggtttgtcgggtaggtatgacttcgggtcattattatagagagatgggtgacatcgggtgcatggaacctaaagatcgagtttctaaaattcggttgatggtggtgggagtctgcatgacactgcgtcaggtgcctctttatacctgctagtgtaatgttcaactctggtagtggtgtgatcactttatgcttagggtgaccgtgagatgcccttggaagcagcagagattacaatagtgatcgacgggtgatagtaattcgacggttacgaaagtcgaagtttaagagcattgtagtaaatgcttcttatgaagtgacggatgagcggaTCTTGCTGCTCTTATGTGTTAGACGAGTaacgatgaccggtgagccggtgatggacttaatggtcggttaggccgaaggttatgatgaagcgttgatatcgcggtcgacgcaattattgtgtcggattggtcactcttctccatgagagtgagcaattgttaatAAAGGTTCGTTGcggggaaggtcgggtgatctcgactgagatgcacgattgATTAAGCAGAGTGGCGTATGCCTAAGCTTAGAGGCGTACATAGGATTTTGGTggtgttcgctttgcgaacgatgaagggctGTTAGTTGTTAATTATGGTACGAAAGTGCGATGTCGTCACGTGTACGACATCTCTAGTGAGTGTGTATgatggctctgagagcctaaggtgAATTTACGGTGATTTGGTGTGTATGACTAACGATGAGGAGGGTCATGTGTGTCGTGAaatgacaattccgcgggatgttatcatcttggcggtgagaatatggagctaaatcctaagtgggggagtttttactgatgTTTggggaagctccggtggtgttagatctaGTGAAGTGTAAGacctcttatgtaaggtggtcgtgtagcaccaaagtgcggtatgagaccaatggCGAAGTTGGAGTTCACGGAGGTGAGATAATGAAGTTGTTGTTGCAGGTGCTCTCGAAATGTAAAATCTGGGTTGCTTTGAAACTTGGATCGTATTGCCGAATAGGTACAATTTCGATATTGTGGTGGATACTGCATTTTCCTTGTtgggaaacgtgatcgtgaaaattgtcaagtggattattccacttaatggacgattgtgaggcgagagtgtcggttctgattgtctcacatagagacacgcgaaTGTTGTTTTGGTTGCGAGAGTGTGTAccatagtgatgtgacccgtaggttgcattgaaatgttgaggccatccttaacggacggtctaggtaggaaggttcacccgaaTTTGGTGACTTTTTTTTTGTGAGTCGTGTgacgaattgcggaaattttgtgatgatgattcgccgttgacggggtTCAATTATACGAATAGCctttatgctagtactaggaagccgtattgtatggttcagaggagaaaccctatgacgatgcgTTGATGTTTCGCCTAACTCGTAGTGTATTAttttcgtcctggattaatccagtgacggatagtcgtgtgcggatcgatcggtGGGAAAGCGGTGCTTCTAAAGTGTTATTTTGGGGTTatcaaaatttcttcgttgaagaatGACCCGGGTATGGAGCCGGAGGAAGTTGGTTCTTGGtctagagaatattcaggaatgatcggttgagtagtacgtttatTAACCAATGGAGTACGGAGTTTTAAGGAAGCATAAATCCTTTtcaatttggattaatgcaagtcaTGGTTCACGACGTAGTGGATTTTAGTATATCGCGTTGGGTGATGCGATTATTGATGTAGCTTGTTGTGAATTTTAGCCGAGAGGACTTGAAGAGAtatgtggtgtttttcgtatttttctAAGCGGAAATTTTGGActtcgagtgtatgagatatcgcttgttgcggtagtgcacgctagtgattattagcgtgtagtgagatcttagaatttacggagggtgttatggatgtcgggcttgattgtgtttcgtaggatcgtgaggagtgacgacgatgattgtcggtgaattgttctacttttGGTTTGATTGTGAAATGTATTATACGGGTTGGATACTCGgtgtaggagcaaacggttgcggTTGTTTCGTCTCGAGGGGTGATTACCCTTTCTCGTTGTAatatatgatgcgttagtgtacgaagcaaGAAGTCGGATGTGTGATTACTATATGTGTGACTCCGCATTTGGAAGCGAGAATGTTCAAGggggaagtgcttaacttctagtatttggtgcggatcacgaggacgtgatcgaatctaagtgggagagagttgtaagacctaaatAATTATTGTACAGAGAGTAAaaatgaatgtgacattaatatcaaaaataccaacatattatataaatgagaacgacactatatgataaaaacaaactttattgagtatgcAGCGGAAtgaaatagaatgtcgttacaagaattgaaattacaagaatgtaaataaatgcataaataataaatgtgactctttcttcaagtcctagagtccaagtagcatcacatagataAGAGCAAGCTGATCAATcttaacctgagacaaaacatgctaaagtgttaaccaaaaaggctgagtgaagttcataggtttaacaaaatagttgaccattgtttagaccacaagatttttatttataaaagtagatctcgcagggatctaaaagtagtgccaagtttgtgatatttagactaaacagtttcaaagtttgccccatgacaagctgtactgtccttgtcggtttgaatcattattaagtaatacaatgaattggtcaaatgtatcggggatgttactcccgataggcgtactcccaataattaagcatgcgttatgtaaaagcaattaaaaatatcacagtggggacttgcaggacatagccaggtatagcacagttttttagttggtacttgtgtctaagttgtaaatattaaaagaagcatgtgtctcaccccagtaggttaaataagttgtgcacaatataaagtggggctatgaagttcaccttagtaagtaggagaagagtatgttattcctcgaaatagaagagttggatgaatgtgagcagaaagtcaacctaatgacatttaagagtagttaaatgtttgcccaagtttaagttaagtatgcaagtgtttaagtgtagttctttttactaagttcccatttttagtaagttctcacttttagtaagtttccatttttagcaagttagtgttgaacactagtgagttgtccttaataagtccaccacttattaagtgtgtaggtgactaagtgttgttcacttagtgagtgtatgattactatggGCGAGTTTGAtaatgtgcaccatacccaaacatctatgccaccgccgagtcacttgaatgatctattgttactggttggcccaggatctcttgaccagaatctaagtcttggcattcgagatccacaagcgtcccataatggtaccaaggatcaccctaggccttaagtagcgttgacgttcgagtaatttcacgttatcgtgtatgttataatcttataatataagtattataatataagtagtacatcTAAGTGTTaatagtagtataagtgtataagtgttaggctgtagtatgtagtataagtagtgttagggtttagtagtattaaatgttttaaatagtattttagtagtattaggtttagggtttagtaatgtAATGATTAGATTTAATGATTAAATGATTAggtataattattatatgattagggtttaagtaattaatgtttaataattaaggaatgattaggtaatgatttagGTTAAATTAGAGTTTAATAATGATTAGGAAATGGTTATTATATAATTAGGCTTATATAGTTAATGTGTAGggtttaagtagtattagggttttatattagtgTAGTGTATCTGTATGTATATgccgtgtgtatatgtatatatatatatagtttatatattttttttaaaatatatccgtatgtatatatatataataattatatatatatatataataattatatatatatatatatatatatatatatatatatatatgagtcgtatatgtatatatattatgtatatatatttgttaccaTTTTAAATATTAACATAATCTTGGTTAAtcattagggtttatatatatatatatatatatatatatatatatatatatatatatatatatatatatatatatatatatatatatatatatatatatatgccgtatatgtatgtatatgtatgtgtttatatttttttcttaacatgaacatgtatgtatatgatcaagaatgaatatgattatgaatataaacatgaatcgaAAGATAGAATTAAAAAGATTTGGATCCAGGGTTATACCTTGATGAtgtatgatgaagattaacaaaaagaaaagaagaaaacttgaagatgaagatccaaGCACTCGAATACTCAAGAACActttgaagatcacgaagaacacgttgaagatcacttgaagattagCCTGAAAAGTAGAAGACAATAACCAAAATAACAAAAAGGTGGTGGTGGTGTTCGGTTTTGGTTGAAAACCGTGAGGTGGTGGTGGTGTTTGATGATTGCCGATTGGTGGTGGTACTATGGTGGTTGTAGGTGGTCGATGGTGGTGTTGTGGTGGTGATATTGTGGCCGTAAGCCAAGAGAGGGAGGAGAGGGAGAGTTGCTTTGTGAGAGGTGATTATGAATGAGAGAATGGGATGAGAAAATTGATAACCTAGCACCTCCTTTTATAGTTGAGATTAGGTCATTCTAGAACTAGTTTAGGTTAGAATACTTGGAGGAAAAGTTAGGTTTAGGGAGGTGGTTATGGTGGCCAATTTTAAGAGGGGTAAAAAGGTCATTTCATCTCTTTTTTTACATGTAGAAATCGGCTAGGGCAACATGTGATGGGTTTTCATTTTAAACCTTAACCTTTTAATTAGTTTAAATGATTCCAGACTTGTTTAAGATTAATTAGTTACATacattaagttttagtttattacTTTTTGTTCACCAATAGTTTAGTAAGATCATGTTATCataacttttattaacttgtcgtttattacacaaagttaattaatatgttttataattcttaatacttaacaattgttgactaaagtttaatcatttagttttaattatattgtttgggcatttaatattggaaaaatatagaatggaaaaatgagggtcgttatagtactccccgttattagaaacttcgtcccgaagttttaggtagacttctcggatgcatcagcgtttgagaagagatgggaatatttccgtatcatttggtctttgccttCCCATGTATatccggggcctctacgcgaattccaacggtctttaaagataggtatgttgcttttacgcgtt of the Rutidosis leptorrhynchoides isolate AG116_Rl617_1_P2 chromosome 5, CSIRO_AGI_Rlap_v1, whole genome shotgun sequence genome contains:
- the LOC139850334 gene encoding phytosulfokines 3-like; its protein translation is MSRGTTFFLILTLLIFSSTLCSARPGPTATVTTVTTETTNKGVEVEEGCQGIGEEECLMRRTLVAHLDYIYTQKSNP